A genomic segment from Oncorhynchus keta strain PuntledgeMale-10-30-2019 chromosome 9, Oket_V2, whole genome shotgun sequence encodes:
- the LOC118387574 gene encoding ectonucleoside triphosphate diphosphohydrolase 2-like isoform X1: MAKQRRYIFAPVALILFGIVAIFLLTIPTEDLAEPPECMYGIVLDAGSSHTAMYIYKWPADKQNGTGVVTQHSECHPKGGGISSYVGQQGAAGRSLQVCLDQAMQDIPRARHHLTPVYLGATAGMRLLNISSPVQSAQVLQEVGHKIQSYPFNYQGAAILSGQEEGAYGWVTVNYLLENFIKYGFVGRWLSPGRQTVGALDFGGASTQITFVTKDEVEDESDRVKLRLYGHDYSLYTHSFLCYGQDQVLKRLLAHLVTTQGHTGTVAHPCFPAGYIVTMKLGTLFDSPCTVAQTPSYSYNPQAALSVKGTGDYDHCLGNITEIFSFHSCPFSQCSFDKVFQPNISGSFMAFSAFFYIHQFLQTTTGIPVTTPAQLEEAAQSICNMSINEMLVLAPDQEPRLQDFCAASVFTKVLFTRGYGFDEISFPHISFQKKAGDASVGWALGYMLSLSSLLPGESVGLRKALKPGAWAALLFLLVLLPATALMYVSLQACRRKKKGSSDTAS; this comes from the exons TATGGGATAGTCTTGGACGCAGGTTCCTCCCACACAGCTATGTACATCTACAAGTGGCCAGCAGACAAGCAGAACGGCACAGGTGTGGTCACTCAGCACAGTGAATGCCATCCAAAGG GTGGAGGAATCTCTAGTTATGTGGGACAGCAGGGAGCAGCAGGGAGAAGCCTCCAAGTTTGCCTGGACCAAGCCATGCAGGATATCCCCAGAGCCAggcaccacctcacacctgtctACCTCGGAGCCACCGCTGGCATGAGGCTCCTCAA TATCTCCAGCCCTGTCCAGTCAGCCCAGGTTTTACAGGAAGTGGGTCATAAAATCCAGTCATATCCATTTAACTACCAGGGGGCAGCCATCTTAAGTGGCCAGGAGGAGGGAGCATACGGCTGGGTCACTGTCAACTATCTCTTGGAGAACTTCATCAAG TATGGCTTTGTGGGCCGTTGGCTGAGCCCGGGCAGACAGACGGTGGGGGCGCTGGACTTTGGTGGGGCGTCGACCCAGATCACCTTTGTGACCAAGGATGAGGTGGAAGATGAGAGTGACAGGGTGAAGCTACGTCTGTATGGCCATGACTActccctgtacacacacagcttCCTGTGCTACGGACAAGACCAGGTCCTCAAACGCCTACTGGCTCACCTGGTGACG actcaggGTCACACAGGGACAGTGGCCCATCCGTGCTTCCCTGCAGGCTACATTGTCACCATGAAGCTGGGGACATTGTTTGACTCTCCCTGCACGGTGGCCCAGACACCCAGCTATAGTTACAATCCCCAGGCAGCCCTGTCTGTGAAGGGCACTGGCGATTATGATCATTGCCTGGGCAATATTACTGAGATATTTTCCTTCCACAGCTGCCCCTTCTCCCAGTGCTCCTTTGATAAGGTGTTCCAGCCCAATATCAGTGGCAGCTTCATG GCGTTCTCTGCCTTCTTCTACATTCACCAGTTCCTACAGACTACTACAGGAATCCCTGTCACCACCCCTGCCCAACTGGAAGAGGCAGCCCAATCTATCTGTAACATGAGCATCAATGAG ATGTTGGTGCTGGCCCCAGATCAGGAGCCTCGTCTGCAGGACTTCTGTGCTGCCTCTGTGTTCACCAAGGTGCTCTTCACGAGAGGCTATGGCTTTGATGAGATCTCATTTCCCCACATTTCCTTCCAGAAAAAG GCAGGGGATGCCTCTGTGGGCTGGGCCCTGGGCTACATGCTCAGTCTGAGCAGTCTGCTGCCGGGGGAGAGTGTGGGCCTGAGGAAGGCCCTGAAACCTGGAGCCTGGGCTGCCCTGCTCTTCCTCTTAGTCCTTCTCCCCGCCACCGCCCTGATGTATGTTTCCCTCCAAGCCTGCCGCAGGAAGAAGAAAGGAAGCAGTGACACTGCCAGCTAA
- the LOC118387575 gene encoding 14 kDa phosphohistidine phosphatase-like, with amino-acid sequence MCTQTKAAALIANIPEAEIDPTGVFKYVLIRVHSKEDGDDSSVDIVRGYAWAEYHADIYDKVAEELEKGGHLDCECIGGGRIKHDCQSKKIHVYGYSMGFGKANHAVSTEKLKVRYPKYEITWADEGY; translated from the exons ATGTGTACTCAAACGAAGGCTGCTGCTCTCATTGCGAACATTCCAGAGGCAGAAATCGACCCGACTGGTGTGTTCAAATACGTTCTCATTCGAGTACACAGTAAAGAAGACGGCGACGACTCGAGCGTAGATATTGTACGTGGATATGCCTGGGCCGAATATCATG CTGATATCTATGACAAGGTAGCAGAGGAGCTTGAGAAAGGAGGGCACCTAGATTGTGAATGTATTGGAGGAGGAAGGATTAAGCATGACTGCCAGTCAAAGAAGATCCACGTCTATGGCTACTCCATG GGCTTCGGAAAAGCAAATCACGCTGTTTCCACAGAGAAACTGAAGGTGCGCTACCCTAAATACGAGATCACCTGGGCTGATGAGGGATATTGA
- the LOC118387574 gene encoding ectonucleoside triphosphate diphosphohydrolase 2-like isoform X2 encodes MLVHALRNPKILDVCISEESRKHPTRIIGDGISSPVQSAQVLQEVGHKIQSYPFNYQGAAILSGQEEGAYGWVTVNYLLENFIKYGFVGRWLSPGRQTVGALDFGGASTQITFVTKDEVEDESDRVKLRLYGHDYSLYTHSFLCYGQDQVLKRLLAHLVTTQGHTGTVAHPCFPAGYIVTMKLGTLFDSPCTVAQTPSYSYNPQAALSVKGTGDYDHCLGNITEIFSFHSCPFSQCSFDKVFQPNISGSFMAFSAFFYIHQFLQTTTGIPVTTPAQLEEAAQSICNMSINEMLVLAPDQEPRLQDFCAASVFTKVLFTRGYGFDEISFPHISFQKKAGDASVGWALGYMLSLSSLLPGESVGLRKALKPGAWAALLFLLVLLPATALMYVSLQACRRKKKGSSDTAS; translated from the exons ATGTTGGTGCATGCCCTAAGGAATCCGAAAATCCTAGACGTGTGTATTTCCGAGGAGAGCCGAAAACACCCAACAAGAATCATTGGCGATGG TATCTCCAGCCCTGTCCAGTCAGCCCAGGTTTTACAGGAAGTGGGTCATAAAATCCAGTCATATCCATTTAACTACCAGGGGGCAGCCATCTTAAGTGGCCAGGAGGAGGGAGCATACGGCTGGGTCACTGTCAACTATCTCTTGGAGAACTTCATCAAG TATGGCTTTGTGGGCCGTTGGCTGAGCCCGGGCAGACAGACGGTGGGGGCGCTGGACTTTGGTGGGGCGTCGACCCAGATCACCTTTGTGACCAAGGATGAGGTGGAAGATGAGAGTGACAGGGTGAAGCTACGTCTGTATGGCCATGACTActccctgtacacacacagcttCCTGTGCTACGGACAAGACCAGGTCCTCAAACGCCTACTGGCTCACCTGGTGACG actcaggGTCACACAGGGACAGTGGCCCATCCGTGCTTCCCTGCAGGCTACATTGTCACCATGAAGCTGGGGACATTGTTTGACTCTCCCTGCACGGTGGCCCAGACACCCAGCTATAGTTACAATCCCCAGGCAGCCCTGTCTGTGAAGGGCACTGGCGATTATGATCATTGCCTGGGCAATATTACTGAGATATTTTCCTTCCACAGCTGCCCCTTCTCCCAGTGCTCCTTTGATAAGGTGTTCCAGCCCAATATCAGTGGCAGCTTCATG GCGTTCTCTGCCTTCTTCTACATTCACCAGTTCCTACAGACTACTACAGGAATCCCTGTCACCACCCCTGCCCAACTGGAAGAGGCAGCCCAATCTATCTGTAACATGAGCATCAATGAG ATGTTGGTGCTGGCCCCAGATCAGGAGCCTCGTCTGCAGGACTTCTGTGCTGCCTCTGTGTTCACCAAGGTGCTCTTCACGAGAGGCTATGGCTTTGATGAGATCTCATTTCCCCACATTTCCTTCCAGAAAAAG GCAGGGGATGCCTCTGTGGGCTGGGCCCTGGGCTACATGCTCAGTCTGAGCAGTCTGCTGCCGGGGGAGAGTGTGGGCCTGAGGAAGGCCCTGAAACCTGGAGCCTGGGCTGCCCTGCTCTTCCTCTTAGTCCTTCTCCCCGCCACCGCCCTGATGTATGTTTCCCTCCAAGCCTGCCGCAGGAAGAAGAAAGGAAGCAGTGACACTGCCAGCTAA